A window of Leptospira fainei serovar Hurstbridge str. BUT 6 contains these coding sequences:
- a CDS encoding BamA/OMP85 family outer membrane protein has product MKRKPPVNKFIVVFFLTSFLFYSADITELLSKRSDYFGKTIKEVVFKGNRNTSDSDIDSMLELKRGRQLTKGMVDRDLKTLFASGFFYFIDIQAEDVDGGVKIIVELKERPRVKEIEFVGADEVFPADLREKMPLKDNEVITPQKVSKSRDVILQKYRDEGFFLAYVKAELGKPDPKTNLVKVRFVIDEGEEIPVAKINVYGNETIETSELLGLMDLKEEGLFEGGSFKESSFEKDKEVLQAYMRSKGYLDSELLREGTNWEIHWENPEKKDRRVIIVNIKLYEGQVYYFNGYSVAHDMTLDNEGRPVFLNKEKNPPDTPRDKLSPLFTLDEIEKVMDYSVKDVGEIFDETVFMRDRSSVNELYGAKGHIFAQVIPRRKIISLDEESLQYYENCYSRKTDLERKICEDEYKQLNVRKLRELFARKPALRGRKFVHVDFTVRENNLAKIENVIIKGNKKTQDKVIRRELLFKPGDLFDSTKVNRSRERIHNLGYFKEVNFNMRPGSDDSKMNIVIEVLEQPTGTVSMGGGYGTITGFTIFTEVGENNLNGTGQKISGRIEFGPYRRSFQISWTEPWLNDTPWSLSLSLFYFSRTIFLGSTSTISISDSTTAPVTENATYDNNGLGVTMGIAHRVFTNWTHFHRYTPAFYSYSNPTALVSDAVLANVRQGWQFRSQISNGISFDIRDNVFAPTRGYDILLQVDNVGQYLGGSSHFDQYRITAEYYHTWFDFTFGGLIRNNALRRWRVVQEFRTSDMFTLQRSPKYGHQDPVQDPYIRPQDLLIIGGYESLRGWYYNDPKFPTDWRSGAQHRILFDSEIRIPIEPSLLWLVVFLDGGALYEQVNRFTGVKKDYVTNYDKNKEARIVADPVGWYLQNNFNLTNGKKADVTYDDLNNPARLVLSSQNVAMDRMRYSWGIGLRIQIPVLPLRIYFAQKIRPTGNFWAPFERYEDDRAFQFVFGIGDYRF; this is encoded by the coding sequence TTGAAACGAAAGCCTCCAGTAAATAAATTTATAGTCGTCTTTTTCTTGACGAGCTTCCTTTTCTATTCGGCCGATATAACCGAGTTACTTTCGAAGAGGAGCGATTATTTCGGTAAAACGATTAAGGAAGTCGTGTTCAAAGGAAACCGGAATACTTCGGATTCCGATATCGACTCGATGCTCGAATTGAAGCGCGGAAGGCAATTGACAAAAGGTATGGTCGATCGAGACCTGAAAACCTTATTCGCTTCCGGTTTCTTCTATTTTATAGATATACAGGCCGAAGATGTAGACGGCGGCGTTAAGATTATCGTCGAACTAAAAGAACGTCCTCGCGTTAAGGAAATCGAATTTGTGGGTGCGGACGAAGTCTTTCCCGCCGACCTGCGTGAAAAAATGCCGTTGAAGGATAACGAGGTAATTACGCCTCAGAAGGTTTCCAAATCGAGGGACGTCATTCTTCAGAAATATAGGGATGAGGGTTTCTTTTTAGCCTATGTAAAGGCGGAGTTAGGCAAACCGGATCCCAAGACGAATCTAGTTAAAGTAAGATTCGTGATCGACGAAGGCGAGGAGATCCCTGTTGCTAAGATCAACGTTTACGGAAATGAAACCATCGAAACATCCGAGCTTCTGGGGTTAATGGATCTAAAAGAAGAGGGTCTTTTCGAAGGCGGGTCTTTTAAGGAAAGCTCCTTTGAAAAAGACAAGGAAGTCCTTCAGGCTTATATGCGGAGTAAAGGGTATCTGGACTCCGAATTGCTTCGAGAAGGTACGAATTGGGAAATCCACTGGGAAAATCCCGAAAAGAAAGACAGGCGAGTCATTATCGTTAATATAAAACTGTACGAAGGGCAGGTTTATTATTTTAACGGATACTCGGTCGCTCACGACATGACCTTGGATAACGAAGGTCGCCCCGTCTTCCTGAATAAGGAAAAAAATCCACCCGATACGCCGAGAGATAAGTTAAGCCCGCTTTTTACGTTAGATGAAATAGAGAAAGTGATGGATTATAGCGTAAAGGACGTGGGTGAAATATTCGACGAGACCGTATTCATGCGCGATAGATCCTCCGTAAACGAACTCTACGGAGCAAAGGGCCATATCTTCGCTCAAGTCATCCCTCGAAGGAAGATTATTTCGTTGGATGAGGAGAGTCTTCAGTATTATGAGAACTGCTATTCAAGGAAAACCGATTTAGAACGCAAAATTTGTGAAGACGAATATAAACAATTAAACGTGCGCAAACTGCGGGAATTGTTCGCAAGAAAACCTGCGCTGCGCGGTAGAAAATTCGTACATGTAGACTTTACCGTTCGAGAAAATAATCTAGCTAAAATAGAGAACGTAATCATCAAGGGGAACAAAAAGACTCAAGATAAGGTAATCCGACGGGAATTGTTATTTAAGCCGGGCGATCTTTTCGATTCCACTAAGGTTAATCGTTCCAGAGAGCGCATTCATAATTTAGGATATTTCAAAGAAGTAAACTTTAATATGCGACCCGGCTCCGACGATTCCAAAATGAATATCGTGATCGAAGTATTGGAGCAGCCGACGGGAACCGTGTCGATGGGCGGTGGATACGGAACGATTACTGGATTTACGATTTTTACGGAAGTCGGCGAAAATAACCTGAATGGAACCGGACAAAAGATATCCGGAAGAATTGAATTCGGTCCTTATAGACGATCCTTTCAGATTTCGTGGACGGAACCTTGGCTAAACGATACTCCTTGGTCGCTTTCTCTTTCCTTATTTTATTTTTCGCGAACGATCTTCTTAGGATCCACTTCCACGATTTCAATCTCGGATAGTACGACCGCTCCTGTTACCGAAAACGCAACTTACGATAACAACGGATTAGGCGTTACAATGGGGATTGCACATAGGGTATTCACGAACTGGACGCATTTTCATAGATATACGCCTGCGTTCTATTCTTACTCTAACCCGACAGCGTTGGTATCGGATGCGGTTTTGGCAAACGTTCGGCAGGGCTGGCAATTTCGTTCCCAGATATCGAACGGTATTTCCTTCGATATTCGAGATAACGTATTCGCCCCTACGCGTGGTTACGATATACTTTTACAAGTGGACAATGTCGGTCAGTATCTGGGCGGATCTTCGCACTTCGATCAGTATAGGATAACCGCCGAATACTATCACACTTGGTTCGATTTTACTTTCGGCGGTTTGATTCGAAATAACGCACTTCGTCGTTGGCGGGTGGTGCAGGAGTTTCGTACATCGGATATGTTCACTTTGCAGAGATCCCCTAAATACGGTCATCAGGATCCGGTTCAAGACCCGTATATCCGTCCCCAGGATTTATTGATCATAGGAGGATACGAGTCCTTACGAGGATGGTACTATAACGATCCGAAATTCCCGACAGACTGGAGAAGCGGGGCGCAGCATCGTATCTTATTCGATTCGGAGATCCGTATTCCGATAGAACCGAGTCTTCTTTGGTTGGTTGTGTTCCTGGATGGTGGAGCATTATACGAACAAGTGAATCGATTTACCGGAGTTAAAAAGGATTACGTTACAAATTACGATAAGAATAAAGAGGCAAGGATTGTCGCCGACCCCGTGGGCTGGTATCTCCAAAATAATTTTAACTTAACGAACGGCAAGAAAGCCGACGTTACATATGATGATTTGAATAATCCGGCCAGATTGGTATTATCTTCCCAAAACGTCGCGATGGATCGTATGAGATATTCCTGGGGAATCGGTTTACGGATTCAGATTCCGGTCCTTCCTCTCCGTATCTATTTCGCCCAGAAAATTCGTCCTACGGGAAACTTTTGGGCGCCTTTTGAAAGATACGAGGATGATCGCGCATTCCAATTCGTATTCGGAATCGGGGATTACCGTTTCTAA
- a CDS encoding ATP-dependent helicase has product MIDLLTGLNDPQKAAVERLDGPVLILAGAGSGKTRVITHRIANLILNRKTDSICALTFTNKAASEMAERVRNLVPDLPFNVQIKTFHSLCLFILRREATALGIDSGFTVYDTTLQESLIKQVVKDLHEDPKQYKPSTLTGIFSSLKDSMLDPDQYVRKEDFSHRSQVVAKIYAEYEFRKQKNQAFDFGDLILRVVRLFEEQPSILSKYQERWRYVMVDEYQDTNKVQYRLVRLLAGDRGNLCVVGDDDQSIYSWRGADISNILNFEHDYPNSFVVKLEENYRSSGRIIRAASKVISNNPDRKEKELFTNNPEGEPVTLSEFENENEEAYDAVKKIRSEAARGADYKDFAIFYRTNAQSRYYEESLRSAGIPYKIFGGFRFFDRAEIKDMVAYLNVVANPLDSTSLLRIVNNPPRGIGDASIEKMREFSIDRGFSFLEALGHPDLPLKKAGIAKAKELYHLFEDLIEMKEKGELPSKIALQVIERSGWVEYTERNSQDEEAVSRVENVREFVNSIAEYEEREDSPNLEEYLNQISLLTSEEDTAQLTDYVHLMTVHNAKGLEFPTVFLTGLEEGTFPHSMSLDEPKGEQEERRLFYVALTRARKKLYLSYCRYSRKFGKVEPRIPSRFLPEIPQECFGQDAVFTRRGVRMPEGPPVAWEGAGDSSLKKGRNSEDSGTASPLGEEAEIGEGDRVRHAQFGVGIVAGVSGNGKNRKVKIRFGGVEKNFFLAYTPLEKL; this is encoded by the coding sequence GTGATCGATTTACTTACCGGCTTAAATGATCCGCAGAAAGCGGCCGTAGAACGATTGGACGGTCCCGTTTTGATTCTTGCCGGAGCCGGATCCGGCAAGACGAGAGTCATTACTCATCGAATTGCCAACTTAATCCTGAATCGAAAAACTGATTCTATATGCGCTTTAACGTTCACAAATAAGGCTGCGTCGGAAATGGCGGAACGAGTGCGCAATTTGGTACCGGATCTGCCGTTCAATGTGCAAATTAAAACCTTCCATTCACTTTGCCTATTTATACTGCGGAGAGAAGCAACTGCGCTCGGAATTGATTCCGGTTTTACCGTCTACGATACAACGCTTCAGGAATCTCTAATTAAGCAAGTAGTAAAGGATTTGCACGAAGATCCTAAGCAATACAAGCCGTCCACACTGACGGGCATCTTCTCATCCTTAAAGGATTCGATGCTCGACCCCGATCAATACGTTAGAAAAGAGGATTTTTCCCATCGATCACAAGTCGTCGCGAAGATCTATGCGGAATACGAATTTAGAAAACAAAAAAACCAGGCCTTCGATTTCGGAGATTTGATATTGAGAGTCGTTCGATTGTTCGAAGAGCAGCCTTCGATATTATCGAAGTATCAGGAACGTTGGAGATACGTCATGGTGGACGAATATCAGGATACGAATAAGGTTCAATACCGTCTGGTTCGATTGCTCGCCGGAGATCGCGGCAATTTATGCGTGGTGGGTGACGACGATCAATCCATATATTCCTGGAGAGGCGCTGATATTTCGAATATTCTAAATTTCGAACATGATTATCCGAATTCGTTCGTGGTTAAATTGGAAGAGAATTATCGTTCCTCCGGGCGAATTATAAGAGCTGCCTCGAAGGTGATTTCCAATAATCCTGATCGTAAAGAGAAAGAGCTCTTTACCAACAATCCGGAAGGCGAGCCGGTAACTCTTTCCGAGTTCGAAAACGAAAACGAAGAGGCGTATGACGCGGTAAAAAAAATTCGCTCGGAAGCGGCCAGAGGAGCCGATTATAAGGATTTTGCCATATTTTATAGAACGAACGCCCAGTCGAGATATTACGAGGAAAGTCTCAGATCCGCTGGTATACCGTACAAGATCTTCGGAGGATTTCGATTTTTCGATCGGGCTGAGATCAAAGATATGGTAGCGTATTTGAATGTGGTTGCCAATCCTCTGGATTCGACATCTCTCCTGAGAATCGTGAATAATCCGCCAAGGGGAATCGGGGACGCCTCTATCGAGAAAATGAGGGAGTTTTCCATAGATCGAGGATTTTCCTTTTTAGAGGCGCTGGGACATCCGGATCTACCGTTAAAAAAAGCCGGCATCGCGAAAGCGAAAGAACTTTATCATCTATTCGAAGACCTGATTGAAATGAAAGAGAAAGGAGAGCTTCCTTCTAAGATTGCGTTACAGGTCATTGAACGATCGGGTTGGGTGGAATACACTGAGCGAAACTCTCAAGATGAAGAGGCCGTTTCTAGAGTCGAAAACGTTCGAGAATTCGTGAACTCCATTGCCGAATATGAAGAGCGTGAAGATTCTCCGAATTTAGAGGAATACCTTAATCAGATTAGCCTTCTTACGTCCGAGGAGGACACTGCTCAACTTACCGATTACGTTCATCTGATGACGGTACATAATGCAAAAGGATTGGAGTTCCCGACGGTCTTTCTGACCGGCTTAGAAGAAGGGACCTTTCCGCATTCGATGAGTCTTGACGAACCGAAAGGCGAGCAGGAAGAGCGTAGGCTGTTCTACGTAGCCCTGACTCGAGCTAGAAAAAAACTATATCTAAGTTATTGTAGATATTCTCGAAAGTTCGGAAAAGTAGAACCGCGAATTCCCTCTCGCTTTTTACCGGAAATTCCTCAGGAATGTTTCGGGCAAGACGCCGTATTTACAAGAAGGGGGGTCAGGATGCCGGAAGGCCCCCCTGTGGCTTGGGAGGGCGCGGGAGATTCTTCGTTAAAAAAGGGTCGGAACTCGGAAGATTCGGGTACAGCCAGTCCCTTAGGTGAAGAAGCCGAAATCGGAGAGGGAGATCGTGTTAGGCATGCGCAGTTTGGCGTGGGAATCGTTGCCGGAGTCTCCGGGAACGGGAAGAACCGAAAAGTCAAAATCAGGTTTGGGGGGGTGGAAAAGAACTTTTTCCTTGCCTATACCCCCTTAGAGAAATTATAA
- the recN gene encoding DNA repair protein RecN: MLQMLLVRDFALLESAQIEFRTGLTAITGETGSGKSLLLDAVSSLLGGKSSAIDIRTGADKYILEAVWDISANVPAKEWLQEKGIPFEGKELILRKEFSRDGKSKIQINHTLSSAQVLRGLGELLAEVHNQNDQILLLDKTQQIDILDTYAGLYPLRSEVKESFLTYRSLRKRLEEIEANYGDKNRKKEILQYQIDEIQAAGLKEGEEDDLLKEEKLLSHGERLSENLEIIAGLLSESENAVLSVFPRILVAAEKMKAIHSDYSELESSIREAYVTLREINTTAQDQKDEVFFSPDRLAHVQSRLDLIQKLKKKYGASIQEILLSKKNAENELEALAQNMDSKQSLEREKKKATEKLAQLCMQLSKARRESLNRFETRLKSELDVLGMSGAGIQVVLRWESSAEGEVEAQGKSYVVNEYGLDQAEFYFSPNPGEKPRPLRKIASGGEISRVMLAIKSVLGSNHDGKVLVLDEIDSGLGGEIAMDVAKKLRTLAKTHQILLVTHLQQIAAAADHHLKVSKQVKEGRTLSDTEFLGMEERTLELARMISGQNVSRGALDHAKELLKKKAV, encoded by the coding sequence GATTGAATTTAGGACCGGGTTAACTGCAATTACCGGCGAAACTGGCTCGGGAAAGTCACTATTATTAGATGCGGTTTCGTCATTGTTAGGAGGAAAAAGCAGTGCGATTGACATTCGAACCGGAGCCGACAAATATATTTTAGAGGCTGTTTGGGATATCAGCGCAAATGTGCCTGCTAAAGAGTGGCTGCAGGAAAAAGGAATCCCTTTTGAAGGAAAGGAACTTATTTTGCGAAAGGAATTTTCAAGAGATGGAAAATCCAAGATTCAAATTAATCATACCTTATCATCGGCCCAAGTATTACGCGGCCTAGGAGAATTGCTTGCCGAGGTTCATAACCAAAACGACCAGATTCTCCTTTTAGACAAAACGCAGCAGATCGATATCTTAGACACCTATGCAGGTTTATATCCCCTTCGCTCGGAAGTGAAAGAATCATTTTTAACCTATAGGAGTTTGCGGAAGCGTTTGGAGGAGATTGAGGCGAATTACGGCGATAAGAATCGGAAAAAGGAGATTCTTCAGTACCAAATCGATGAAATTCAAGCAGCAGGTTTAAAGGAAGGAGAGGAAGACGATTTATTGAAAGAAGAAAAGCTTCTTTCTCATGGAGAGCGTCTATCCGAGAACTTAGAGATAATCGCCGGACTACTGTCGGAAAGTGAAAATGCGGTTTTGAGCGTTTTTCCTCGCATTTTGGTGGCAGCGGAGAAGATGAAGGCGATTCATTCAGATTACTCCGAATTGGAATCTTCTATTCGAGAAGCATACGTTACTCTCCGTGAAATTAACACAACAGCGCAAGACCAGAAGGATGAAGTCTTTTTTTCGCCGGACAGATTGGCACATGTACAGAGTCGATTGGATTTGATACAAAAGTTGAAGAAGAAGTATGGAGCGAGTATTCAAGAAATTTTACTTTCGAAAAAAAATGCGGAAAACGAGCTCGAAGCGTTAGCGCAAAATATGGATTCGAAGCAATCCCTTGAGAGAGAGAAGAAAAAGGCAACGGAGAAGCTGGCTCAATTATGTATGCAATTGTCCAAGGCAAGGCGGGAATCCTTGAACCGTTTCGAAACTAGACTTAAATCCGAATTGGATGTCCTCGGTATGTCTGGGGCAGGGATTCAGGTCGTATTGCGTTGGGAATCCAGTGCGGAAGGGGAAGTCGAGGCCCAAGGAAAATCGTACGTAGTCAACGAATACGGACTCGACCAAGCGGAATTTTATTTCAGTCCGAATCCCGGAGAAAAGCCGCGACCTCTACGCAAAATCGCTTCAGGAGGAGAAATTTCCAGAGTAATGCTAGCCATTAAAAGTGTATTAGGCTCGAATCATGATGGAAAAGTCTTGGTGCTGGATGAAATCGATTCCGGTCTAGGCGGGGAGATTGCGATGGATGTTGCAAAGAAATTACGAACTTTAGCGAAGACTCATCAGATTCTTCTTGTCACTCACTTGCAACAAATTGCCGCCGCAGCCGATCATCATCTCAAAGTGAGTAAGCAGGTGAAAGAAGGTAGAACTCTATCTGACACTGAATTTTTAGGGATGGAAGAGAGAACCTTGGAACTTGCTAGAATGATCTCGGGTCAGAATGTTTCGCGGGGTGCTCTTGACCACGCGAAAGAGTTGCTGAAAAAAAAGGCGGTATGA
- a CDS encoding ExbD/TolR family protein, with protein MRFKKWRSQSNGYRAGQIELAPMIDVICFIVIYFLMNATLEKSTVIKIELPRSSSTAQEKKKDELVITINKDGKIFLDKDTDPVALEKLTDKIKVFMGPEDKDKKEASKNRVIIRGDGGANYQTIVKVIDKVNEAGVTRFNLSMVRQPGGK; from the coding sequence ATGAGATTCAAGAAGTGGAGAAGTCAAAGCAACGGATATCGAGCCGGACAGATCGAGCTTGCGCCTATGATCGACGTTATCTGCTTTATCGTTATTTATTTCTTGATGAACGCGACCTTGGAAAAATCGACCGTAATTAAAATTGAATTACCGCGTTCTTCCAGCACCGCACAGGAAAAGAAGAAAGATGAGTTAGTTATTACCATCAATAAGGATGGAAAGATTTTCTTGGATAAAGATACGGATCCTGTCGCTCTGGAAAAATTGACGGATAAAATCAAGGTTTTCATGGGTCCTGAAGACAAGGACAAAAAGGAAGCCAGTAAAAATAGAGTTATCATCAGAGGTGACGGCGGGGCGAATTACCAAACCATCGTTAAAGTCATAGATAAAGTAAATGAGGCGGGCGTTACTAGATTCAATTTATCGATGGTACGTCAGCCCGGCGGTAAATGA
- a CDS encoding MotA/TolQ/ExbB proton channel family protein: protein MILAKTDSLVSIIPPETIPILILLVSIIGFTIIIERLIFFSRWKALSPDEWRRVKDLLNEKNFDSASDLLRSLSQGPTSQVIQAGIAQFKRKTSAVEDEILSQGLSQIQRMDKFLSALATIATIAPLLGVLGTVVGIIRSFAEGSGTKGAEVGISEALITTAMGLAVAIPAYIFNNFFQKKKDDAISEMETLSEQALRYLK, encoded by the coding sequence ATGATTCTTGCCAAAACAGATTCTTTGGTTTCCATCATTCCTCCGGAAACGATCCCGATTTTAATTCTTCTAGTTTCGATTATTGGGTTCACAATCATAATTGAAAGACTGATATTTTTTTCGCGTTGGAAAGCTCTTTCGCCCGACGAATGGAGACGAGTAAAAGACCTATTGAACGAGAAGAATTTTGATTCCGCTTCGGATCTCCTTCGTAGCTTAAGTCAAGGGCCTACATCCCAAGTTATTCAGGCCGGTATTGCTCAGTTTAAGAGAAAGACTTCGGCAGTGGAAGATGAAATTTTAAGCCAAGGTTTAAGCCAGATCCAACGGATGGATAAATTTCTTTCCGCTTTGGCTACCATCGCGACAATTGCACCTCTGCTTGGAGTATTGGGAACCGTCGTCGGAATTATCCGTTCGTTTGCGGAAGGTTCCGGAACAAAAGGCGCGGAAGTCGGAATTAGTGAAGCCTTGATTACTACCGCAATGGGGTTGGCCGTTGCCATTCCAGCATATATTTTTAATAACTTTTTTCAAAAGAAGAAAGATGACGCGATTTCCGAAATGGAAACCCTTTCCGAGCAAGCCTTAAGGTATTTGAAATAA